The nucleotide sequence CCCAATGATGGGCTTAGTCGAGACGTTAAGTAGCTGTTGCACTTTTTCGGTAATTTCGGTGAGGACCGCGTCTAAAATATACTGCATAATTACTGCTAGTATAACAGAGAGTAGCGACTTAAATCATTATCCTAATCAGAGATTACCCTGCTTTCGCTGCAATCCAGCCTTAATCAAACCACTAAATAATGCGTAGGGGCGGTGGGGACGCGAGCTGAATTCTGGGTGCGCTTGGGTAGCGATAAAATATGGATGCTGCGCCGCTTCGATCATTTCTACCAAGGCACCGTCGGGCGAAGTACCCGATATCCGTAAGCCGCCGGCCACAATAGCCTCTTCGAACGCCCGGTTTACTTCATAGCGGTGACGGTGGCGTTCAATAATTTTAGTGGAGCCATGTAGCTGTTCGGCTAAAGTGCCTGGAACAATCACACACGGGTAATCGCCCAGGCGCATCGTGCCGCCGGTGGCTTCTTTGCCCTTTTGGTCTTTCATAATATAAATAACGTTCTGTTCGGCGCCGGGTTCAATCTCTTCACTAGTGGCCTGGTGTAAACCGCCTTTACGAGCAGCAGCAATTACCGCCACCTGTAGCCCCAGGCAAATGCCAAGATACGGCACGTTGTTTTCAAGCGCGTAGGCAGCTGCCGCTACTTTGCCTTCGACCCCTCGCGTACCGAAGCCACCAGGTACCAAAAGCGTATCATACTGCTCGAGTGCAGCCGAGCCATCGGTTTCAATCGCTTCGGCATTCACCCAATCACACTGTAAGGCAACGTTTTGTTGCCAGGCGGCAGCACGCAGGGCTTCAATAACCGAAAAATAGGTGTCTTCATTGTCTAAGTATTTGGCAATGATACCAATTTTTAGCGTCGCGCTCTTTGGCTTAGTGGCGTTATTCACCAACGTTTGCCAGGCTGCCATATCGGCAGGCTTCGCTTCGAGCCGCAGTTTCTGCAGCAGTAAGTCGTCAATGCTTTTTTCTTGCAGCGTCAGGGGCACGCGGTAAATGGTGTCGGCGTTTGGCAGCACAATAACCGCCTTTTCTTCAACCCCGCTAAACAAGCTCAACTTAGTGGCCACAGATCTTGGCGGTTCGGTTTCAGTGCGGGCCACGAGCACATCGGGCGTAATGCCAAAGCTCCGCAAATCCCGCACGGCGTTTTGAGCGGGCTTGGTTTTAAATTCTTTGCTAGCGCCAAGATACGGGATATATACCACATGAACGAACAGGCAATTATCTCGCCCGACCCGGGCAGCAAACTCACGAATCGCTTCAATAAACGCCAAGCCTTCGTAATCACCAACCGTGCCGCCAATTTCAACAATATGTACATCTGTCGCGCCGCCCGAAAGCTCAATGGCGCTCTGAATAGCATTAGTCAGGTGGGGCACCAGCTGCACAGTTTTGCCTAAAAATTTACCTGCCCGCTCATCAGCAATAAGGTCTTGGAGCAACCGCCCCGCTAGAGTCGAAGCATTACGCGTGACTTCGATATCTAAAAACCGCTCGTAGTGCCCAAGATCAAGATCAGTCTCAGCCCCATCTTTGGTCACAAAACACTCACCATGTTCGGCCGGATTCAGCGTACCGGCATCAACATTTAAGTACGGGTCACATTTTTGAATTGAAACCTTTAAGCCACGGGCTTTTAATACAGCTCCCAAAGAAGCTGCTGTAATACCTTTTCCGA is from Verrucomicrobiia bacterium and encodes:
- a CDS encoding CTP synthase, which encodes MNTESHSRRYIFVTGGVLSGVGKGITAASLGAVLKARGLKVSIQKCDPYLNVDAGTLNPAEHGECFVTKDGAETDLDLGHYERFLDIEVTRNASTLAGRLLQDLIADERAGKFLGKTVQLVPHLTNAIQSAIELSGGATDVHIVEIGGTVGDYEGLAFIEAIREFAARVGRDNCLFVHVVYIPYLGASKEFKTKPAQNAVRDLRSFGITPDVLVARTETEPPRSVATKLSLFSGVEEKAVIVLPNADTIYRVPLTLQEKSIDDLLLQKLRLEAKPADMAAWQTLVNNATKPKSATLKIGIIAKYLDNEDTYFSVIEALRAAAWQQNVALQCDWVNAEAIETDGSAALEQYDTLLVPGGFGTRGVEGKVAAAAYALENNVPYLGICLGLQVAVIAAARKGGLHQATSEEIEPGAEQNVIYIMKDQKGKEATGGTMRLGDYPCVIVPGTLAEQLHGSTKIIERHRHRYEVNRAFEEAIVAGGLRISGTSPDGALVEMIEAAQHPYFIATQAHPEFSSRPHRPYALFSGLIKAGLQRKQGNL